A window of the Limanda limanda chromosome 8, fLimLim1.1, whole genome shotgun sequence genome harbors these coding sequences:
- the LOC133008659 gene encoding uncharacterized protein DDB_G0271670-like, translated as SSASSSSVSSSSASSSSASSSSASSSSAASSSASSSSASSSSASSSSSSSSSASSSSVSSSSASSSSVSSSSAYSSSASSSSASSSSVSSSSASSSSASSPSASSSSASSSSASSSSAFSSSASSSSASSSSASSSSASSSSASSSSASSSSASSSSASSSSASSSSASSSSASSSSASSSSSSASSSSASSSSSSASSSSSSASSSSASSSSVSSSSASSSSASSSSSSASSSSVSSSSASSSSASSSSASSSSASSSSVSSSSASSSSASSSSAFSFSASSSSASSSSASSSSVSSSSVSSSSASSSSASSSSASSSSASSSSASSSSASSSSASSSSASSSSAFSSSASSSSAS; from the coding sequence tcctcagcctcttcctcctcagtctcttcctcctcagcctcttcttcctcagcatcttcctcctcagcctcttcttcctcagccgcttcctcctcagcctcttcctcctcagcctcttcctcctcagcctcttcctcctcatcctcttcatcctcagcctcttcatcctcagtctcttcctcctcagcatcttcctcctcagtctcttcctcctcagcctattcctcctcagcctcttcctcctcagcctcttcatcctcagtctcttcctcctcagcctcttcttcctcagcctcttccccctcagcatcttcctcctcagcctcttcctcctcagcctcttcttcctcagccttTTCTTCCtcagcatcttcctcctcagcctcttcttcctcagcctcttcctcctcagcctcttcctcctcagcctcttcctcctcagcctcttcttcctcagcctcttcctcctcagcctcttcttcctcagcctcttcctcctcagcctcttcctcctcagcctcttcctcctcagcctcttcctcttcctcctcagcctcttcctcctcagcctcttcctcttcctcctcagcctcttcctcttcctcctcagcctcttcctcctcagcctcttcctcctcagtatcttcctcctcagcctcttcctcctcagcctcttcctcttcctcctcagcctcttcctcctcagtctcttcctcctcagcctcttcctcctcagcctcttcctcctcagcctcttcttcctcagcctcttcctcctcagtctcttcctcctcagcctcttcctcctcagcctcttcttcctcagccttTTCCttctcagcctcttcctcctcagcctcttcctcctcagcctcttcctcctcagtctcttcttcctcagtctcttcctcctcagcctcttcctcctcagcttcttcctcctcagcctcttcctcctcagcctcttcctcctcagcatcttcctcctcagcctcttcctcctcagcatcttcctcctcagcctcttcctcctcagccttttcttcctcagcctcttcctcctcagcctct